Proteins encoded in a region of the Panthera uncia isolate 11264 chromosome B2 unlocalized genomic scaffold, Puncia_PCG_1.0 HiC_scaffold_24, whole genome shotgun sequence genome:
- the CCR6 gene encoding C-C chemokine receptor type 6, with protein sequence MSGEPMNISDVFGLTEDYFGSGNSSSDYSIDDSTLLCSLQEVRTFSGLFVPIAYSLICVFGLLGNVLVVVTFAFYKKAKSMTDVYLLNMAIADILFVLTLPFWAVSHATGEWIFSNATCKLMKGIYAINFNCGMLLLTCVSMDRYIAIVQATKSFRLRSRTLAHRRAICFVVWVASVLISGWTFTFNQKYDVHGSYVCEPRYQAVPDPIKWKLLMLGLQLLFGFFIPLVFMIFCYTFIVQTLVQAQNSKRHKAIRVIIAVVLVFLACQIPHNMVLLVTAAQLGRMNRSCQGARLLGYSQNVTEVLAFLHCCLNPVLYAFIGQKFRSYFLKIVKDLWCVRRKRKASGFSCSRLHSEAFTSRQNGETVDNDNASSFTM encoded by the exons ATGAGCGGG GAACCGATGAACATCAGCGACGTCTTCGGTCTGACTGAGGATTACTTTGGGTCGGGTAATAGTAGCTCGGATTACTCAATTGATGACAGCACGTTACTGTGCTCCCTGCAGGAGGTCAGAACGTTCTCTGGGCTGTTTGTGCCGATCGCTTACTCCCTGATCTGCGTCTTTGGCCTCCTGGGCAATGTTTTGGTGGTGGTCACCTTTGCTTTCTACAAGAAAGCCAAGTCTATGACAGACGTGTACCTCTTGAACATGGCCATCGCCGACATACTCTTTGTCCTCACCCTCccgttctgggctgtcagccacGCCACCGGCGAGTGGATCTTCAGCAACGCCACGTGCAAGCTGATGAAGGGCATCTATGCCATCAACTTCAACTGCGGGATGCTGCTCCTGACCTGCGTCAGCATGGACCGCTACATCGCCATCGTCCAGGCCACCAAGTCCTTCAGGCTGCGGTCCAGGACGCTGGCGCACCGCAGGGCCATCTGCTTCGTGGTCTGGGTGGCTTCCGTCCTCATCTCCGGCTGGACGTTCACGTTCAACCAGAAGTACGACGTGCACGGCAGCTACGTGTGCGAGCCCCGGTACCAGGCGGTCCCGGACCCCATCAAGTGGAAGCTGCTGATGCTGGGGCTCCAGCTCCTCTTCGGCTTCTTCATCCCGCTGGTGTTTATGATCTTTTGCTACACGTTCATCGTCCAGACCCTGGTGCAGGCTCAGAACTCCAAGCGGCACAAGGCCATCCGCGTGATCATCGCGGTGGTGCTGGTGTTCCTGGCTTGCCAGATCCCCCACAACATGGTGCTCCTGGTGACGGCCGCGCAGCTGGGCAGGATGAACCGCTCCTGCCAGGGCGCCAGGCTGCTGGGCTACAGCCAGAACGTCACCGAGGTCCTGGCCTTCCTGCACTGCTGTCTCAACCCCGTGCTCTACGCCTTCATCGGCCAGAAGTTTCGGAGCTACTTCCTGAAGATCGTGAAGGACCTGTGGTGTGTGCGGAGGAAGCGGAAGGCGTCGGGCTTCTCCTGCTCCAGGCTGCACTCGGAGGCCTTCACCTCCAGGCAGAACGGCGAGACCGTGGACAACGACAACGCGTCGTCCTTCACCATGTGA
- the GPR31 gene encoding 12-(S)-hydroxy-5,8,10,14-eicosatetraenoic acid receptor: MPAANCSRHSDAVEATVAVLLALECGLGLLGNVVALWTFAFRLKVCKPYAVYLLNLVAADLLLAVCLPFHAAFYLSHKTWPLGHASCRGLLFLQVLSRGAGIAFLTAVAVDRYFRVVHPRLRVNLLSPRAAWGVSGCVWLLLLGLSHRSLLVSEAECPGLEPRGELSLSALWQEALFSAQFVLPFGLILFCNARIVRTLRGRLRGPDRQPQLQRARALVTVVVVLFAACFLPSFLARVLVAVSRGVGGCRVLGAMMHVSDVTNGLTYLQSVLNPAVYCFSHPAFRRSYRRVFNTLRGRGREVEAPGDINDSYC; the protein is encoded by the coding sequence ATGCCGGCCGCCAACTGCTCGCGGCACAGCGACGCGGTGGAGGCGACCGTGGCCGTGCTGCTGGCGCTGGAGTGCGGGCTGGGCCTGCTGGGCAACGTGGTGGCGCTGTGGACCTTCGCGTTCCGCCTCAAGGTGTGCAAGCCCTACGCCGTGTACCTGCTCAACCTGGTGGCCGCCGACCTCCTGCTCGCCGTCTGCCTGCCCTTCCACGCCGCCTTCTACCTGAGCCACAAGACGTGGCCCCTGGGACACGCGTCCTGCCGCGGCCTCCTGTTCCTACAGGTGCTGAGCCGCGGGGCGGGCATCGCCTTCCTCACGGCCGTGGCCGTGGACCGCTACTTCCGAGTGGTCCACCCCCGGCTCAGGGTCAACCTGCTGTCCCCGCGGGCGGCCTGGGGGGTCTCGGGCTGCGTCTGGCTCCTGCTGCTCGGCCTCAGCCACCGGAGCCTGCTCGTGTCGGAGGCCGAGTGCCCCGGCCTGGAGCCCCGGGGGGAGCTCTCCCTCAGCGCCCTCTGGCAGGAAGCCCTGTTCTCGGCGCAGTTCGTTCTCCCCTTCGGCCTCATCCTGTTCTGCAACGCCAGGATCGTCAGGACCCTCCGGGGGCGACTCCGAGGCCCGGACCGGCAGCCCCAGCTGCAGAGGGCCCGGGCGCTGGTGACCGTGGTCGTCGTCCTCTTCGCGGCCTGCTTCCTGCCCAGCTTCCTGGCCCGGGTCCTGGTGGCCGTCTCCCGAGGGGTGGGCGGCTGCAGGGTCCTGGGAGCGATGATGCACGTGTCCGACGTGACCAACGGCCTCACGTACCTGCAGAGCGTGCTGAACCCAGCGGTGTACTGCTTCTCCCACCCCGCGTTCAGACGCTCCTACCGCAGGGTCTTCAACACCCTCAGAGGCCGAGGGAGGGAGGTCGAGGCCCCGGGTGACATCAACGACTCCTACTGCTGA